In one window of Ignatzschineria indica DNA:
- a CDS encoding TetR/AcrR family transcriptional regulator: MTRKVSTPLSRNDWIKAGQQMLIKSGIDSVRVETLAQNIGITRGSFYHHFKGRNELLQEILLDWKSRATDQVIRRLKNTHYPPKQQLAIIFNLPTRGDSAKGAADFELAIRAWARRDKMARKMMEEVDQFRLNYIEELIESLGYSEKEAAQRAFLLYSYLVTISLSDPNDWRPGLFESDDEIFSLLLPAL, encoded by the coding sequence ATGACACGTAAAGTATCCACCCCACTTTCTCGCAATGATTGGATTAAAGCGGGCCAACAGATGCTTATTAAGAGCGGTATTGATTCGGTTCGTGTCGAGACATTAGCGCAAAATATCGGCATTACTCGCGGAAGTTTCTACCATCATTTCAAAGGGAGAAATGAGCTACTCCAAGAGATTTTGCTCGATTGGAAGAGTCGAGCAACTGATCAAGTTATTCGTCGTTTAAAAAATACCCACTACCCACCGAAACAGCAGCTAGCAATTATCTTTAATCTCCCAACTCGTGGAGATTCTGCAAAAGGGGCTGCCGACTTTGAACTTGCAATTAGAGCATGGGCAAGACGAGATAAGATGGCACGGAAAATGATGGAAGAGGTGGATCAATTTCGACTCAACTACATTGAAGAGCTAATAGAATCCCTTGGATATAGCGAAAAGGAAGCTGCACAACGAGCTTTCCTTCTCTACTCTTATCTTGTAACGATCTCTCTCTCCGACCCTAATGATTGGCGTCCTGGGCTCTTTGAATCAGATGATGAGATCTTCTCACTACTACTTCCGGCGCTTTAA
- the guaB gene encoding IMP dehydrogenase, giving the protein MLRIMEKGLTFDDVLLVPDYSEVLPRDVSLRTQLTQKIALNIPLLSAAMDTVTESKMAIALAQQGGIGIIHKNLTPAEQARQVRKVKNFESGVLTDPITVTTECTLEEVRNIMRNRNISSVPVLSTDGKVAGIITTRDLRFQTDLNKNITEAMTNRDRLITIHEGATREEIIERLRSHRLERLVVVNDNNELRGLITVKDLSHTDTHPNAVMDDEERLLCGAAVGAGDGTEERIEQLVDVGVDVIIVDTAHGHSKGVIDRVRWVKQHYPDLQIISGNIATAEAAKALMQAGTDGVKVGIGPGSICTTRIVAGIGFPQVSAIANVAAALRGSGIPVIADGGVRYSGDMAKALAAGANSIMVGSILAGTDESPGEIEFYQGRAYKSYRGMGSLGAMSAGSSDRYFQEGSSADKLVPEGIEGRVAYKGSAAPIIHQLMGGIRAGMGYVGCATIEEMNTKPRFVEITSAGMNESHVHDVTITKEAPNYSR; this is encoded by the coding sequence ATGCTTAGAATAATGGAAAAAGGTTTAACCTTTGACGATGTATTATTAGTACCTGATTACTCTGAAGTTCTTCCGAGAGATGTGTCACTCAGGACACAACTTACTCAAAAAATAGCGCTCAATATTCCGCTTCTTTCGGCGGCGATGGATACCGTGACAGAGAGTAAAATGGCAATTGCACTTGCACAGCAAGGTGGAATTGGCATTATTCATAAAAATTTAACCCCAGCAGAGCAGGCAAGACAAGTTCGTAAGGTTAAAAATTTTGAGAGTGGTGTTTTAACAGATCCGATCACAGTCACTACGGAGTGTACATTAGAAGAGGTGCGTAATATTATGCGTAACCGAAATATCTCTAGTGTGCCGGTACTTTCAACGGATGGAAAAGTAGCCGGTATTATTACAACGCGTGACTTACGTTTCCAGACCGATTTAAATAAAAATATAACAGAGGCGATGACGAACCGTGATCGCCTTATTACTATCCATGAAGGGGCAACGCGTGAAGAGATTATTGAGCGTCTTCGCTCACACCGTTTAGAGCGTCTAGTGGTTGTTAATGATAATAATGAGCTTCGTGGCTTAATCACTGTAAAAGATCTGTCCCATACTGATACGCACCCTAATGCGGTGATGGATGATGAAGAGCGCCTACTTTGTGGTGCCGCGGTCGGGGCTGGTGATGGTACAGAAGAGCGTATCGAGCAATTAGTTGATGTTGGTGTTGATGTTATTATTGTTGATACCGCCCATGGTCATTCAAAAGGGGTTATTGATCGTGTTCGTTGGGTCAAACAACATTATCCTGATCTGCAGATTATTAGCGGAAACATTGCAACAGCAGAAGCGGCAAAAGCATTAATGCAAGCAGGAACAGATGGCGTTAAAGTAGGGATTGGTCCAGGATCTATCTGTACGACACGTATCGTTGCTGGAATTGGCTTCCCGCAAGTCAGCGCAATTGCCAATGTGGCGGCAGCTCTTAGAGGAAGTGGTATTCCTGTGATCGCAGATGGCGGGGTTCGTTACTCCGGTGATATGGCGAAAGCATTAGCAGCTGGGGCAAACTCTATCATGGTGGGTTCTATTCTTGCAGGAACGGATGAATCTCCTGGTGAAATTGAGTTCTACCAAGGAAGAGCTTACAAATCATATCGTGGAATGGGTTCACTAGGTGCAATGAGTGCAGGCTCATCTGACCGCTATTTCCAAGAAGGATCAAGTGCTGATAAATTAGTGCCGGAAGGTATTGAAGGTCGAGTAGCTTATAAAGGTTCTGCTGCACCTATTATTCATCAATTAATGGGTGGAATTCGTGCGGGGATGGGGTATGTTGGTTGTGCAACGATTGAAGAGATGAATACAAAACCTCGTTTTGTAGAGATTACAAGCGCAGGTATGAATGAATCTCACGTGCATGATGTCACTATTACAAAAGAGGCACCAAACTACTCACGTTAA
- the queE gene encoding 7-carboxy-7-deazaguanine synthase QueE, with protein sequence MNLPILEIFGPTIQGEGMVIGRKTCFVRLAACDYQCVWCDSKFTWDGSIKPDLMSIEEIVAAVIKLANNRADHITISGGNPALYKGLSELVLQLQDAGYQVAIETQGSKWNEALLLIDEVTLSPKPPSSEMMTDFTLLSEIITRLSGRNISLKVVVFDERDLQYAEEIHQCYPEIPLFLQVGNDQTTLEDEATTARYLLTRYSELVEVVMASTILKNVRVLPQLHALLWGNRRGV encoded by the coding sequence ATGAATCTTCCTATCTTAGAGATCTTTGGACCGACCATTCAGGGTGAAGGGATGGTGATTGGTCGTAAAACCTGTTTTGTTAGATTAGCGGCCTGTGATTATCAGTGTGTTTGGTGTGATTCTAAATTTACTTGGGATGGTTCCATTAAGCCTGATTTGATGAGTATAGAAGAGATTGTTGCCGCTGTGATAAAGCTGGCTAACAATAGGGCAGATCACATTACGATTAGTGGTGGTAATCCGGCGCTCTATAAAGGGTTATCGGAACTAGTTTTACAATTGCAAGATGCCGGGTATCAGGTTGCCATTGAGACTCAAGGTTCAAAATGGAATGAGGCTCTTCTATTGATTGATGAAGTGACGCTCTCTCCTAAACCTCCATCGAGTGAAATGATGACTGACTTTACCCTTTTATCAGAAATCATTACAAGATTATCAGGACGAAATATCTCCCTGAAAGTTGTTGTTTTTGATGAAAGAGATCTGCAATATGCTGAAGAGATCCATCAGTGCTACCCAGAGATACCTCTCTTTTTACAGGTTGGAAATGATCAGACGACTCTGGAAGATGAGGCTACAACGGCAAGATATCTTCTAACTCGCTACAGTGAGCTTGTTGAGGTTGTGATGGCTTCAACAATTTTAAAAAATGTTCGTGTTCTCCCACAACTTCATGCGCTATTGTGGGGGAATCGTCGTGGTGTGTAG
- the queC gene encoding 7-cyano-7-deazaguanine synthase QueC, with amino-acid sequence MNQNRAIVVFSGGQDSTTCLFWAKERFEDVIALTFDYGQRHSNEVDHARAIAEELGVELIVFELDLFSRLTKNALTDESLTIESHDGEPPSTFVPGRNHLFFSIAAMVAYQRMAKHIVVGVSETDFSGYPDCRDNFIKSLNVTLNLAMDAAFELHTPLMWRDKAEVWALSDELGAFDYVRERTLTCYNGIPASGCGECPACILRNNGLNHYLAQRKEK; translated from the coding sequence ATGAATCAAAATCGTGCGATCGTCGTATTTAGTGGCGGTCAGGATAGTACGACCTGTCTATTTTGGGCAAAAGAGCGATTTGAAGATGTTATCGCATTAACGTTTGATTATGGACAGCGTCATAGTAATGAAGTAGATCATGCAAGAGCGATTGCCGAGGAGCTTGGTGTTGAGCTTATTGTTTTTGAATTGGATCTCTTTTCTCGATTAACTAAAAATGCCCTTACTGATGAGAGTCTTACAATTGAGAGTCATGATGGTGAACCGCCATCAACATTTGTTCCTGGGCGTAATCATCTCTTTTTCTCTATCGCCGCAATGGTGGCTTATCAACGGATGGCTAAACATATTGTTGTCGGAGTCAGTGAAACCGACTTTAGTGGCTATCCAGATTGTCGAGATAACTTTATTAAATCATTAAATGTGACTCTCAATTTAGCAATGGATGCCGCTTTTGAGCTTCATACCCCCTTGATGTGGCGTGATAAAGCGGAAGTTTGGGCATTGTCTGATGAGTTAGGTGCGTTTGATTATGTGCGAGAGAGAACACTCACCTGTTATAACGGGATCCCTGCATCGGGTTGTGGAGAATGTCCCGCCTGTATTTTACGAAATAATGGTTTAAATCATTATCTAGCTCAGCGTAAGGAGAAGTAA
- a CDS encoding 6-pyruvoyl trahydropterin synthase family protein → MLQQFYPTPAHSFRYELNKDMHFAAAHFIPNELAGVCQRVHGHTYFANITVVGNELDECGFLINFQTLKALLHGVYDHTLMNDHPDFYHEPPSTEVVAKMAWQRIQKALDQEPHQPRCIQILIRETPTSYVRYLPQEEDFK, encoded by the coding sequence ATGTTACAACAATTTTATCCTACGCCGGCACATAGTTTTCGCTATGAGCTCAATAAAGATATGCATTTTGCAGCGGCTCATTTTATTCCGAATGAGCTAGCTGGCGTCTGTCAAAGAGTTCATGGTCATACTTACTTTGCGAATATTACCGTTGTCGGTAATGAGTTAGATGAGTGTGGATTTTTAATCAACTTTCAGACTTTAAAGGCATTACTTCACGGTGTTTATGATCATACATTGATGAATGATCATCCTGATTTTTATCATGAACCTCCTTCAACAGAAGTGGTCGCGAAGATGGCATGGCAACGAATTCAGAAGGCTCTAGATCAAGAACCTCATCAGCCGCGGTGCATACAGATTTTAATTAGGGAAACACCAACAAGTTATGTACGCTATCTTCCGCAAGAGGAGGATTTTAAATGA
- the lysS gene encoding lysine--tRNA ligase, whose amino-acid sequence MTKETVVNDHEHNENHLITERREKLAKIRESKPVAFPNHFRKDTDAKALHQEMEGLDREALKEKGKIVKMAGRIVAKRLFGKGGFISLRDQTGDIQIFVNTSLIGVEAFEEFKTWDIGDIVAVEGEVSRSDKGELTVRANQLILLTKSLRPLPDKFHGLTDVEARYRKRYLDLIMNESSRETFRKRNLILRTIRNFMDEWGFEEVETPMMHPIPGGANAQPFVTHHNALDMEFYLRIAPELYLKRLIVGGMERVYEINRNFRNEGVSTRHNPEFTMMEWYWAYADYKDMMDMTEAMMRKVAIEVNGSTEVPYQGYTLDFGKPSLRMTVQESILKYCEEAKDYDLDTREGVAALADLYHIKYQDSDCWGKILMEIFDEKVEENLMQPTFITGYPLAVSPLARKNDENPLITDRFEYFIGGREVGNGYSELNDAEDQHERFISQVADKESGDDEAMHYDKDFVTALEYGMPPTGGEGIGIDRLVMIFTDSPSIRDVLLFPHMRMRD is encoded by the coding sequence ATGACAAAAGAGACTGTAGTGAACGATCACGAGCATAATGAGAATCATCTAATTACAGAGCGCCGCGAAAAGCTTGCGAAGATTCGTGAGTCGAAACCGGTGGCATTCCCTAATCACTTTAGAAAAGATACCGATGCAAAAGCACTTCATCAAGAGATGGAAGGGCTTGATCGTGAGGCGCTAAAGGAGAAGGGTAAGATTGTTAAGATGGCCGGTCGTATCGTTGCTAAGCGTCTTTTTGGTAAGGGTGGTTTTATCAGTCTGCGTGATCAGACCGGTGATATTCAGATATTTGTGAATACCAGTTTAATTGGGGTTGAGGCCTTTGAAGAATTTAAGACCTGGGATATTGGTGATATCGTTGCCGTAGAGGGTGAAGTCTCTCGCTCAGATAAAGGGGAATTGACCGTAAGAGCGAATCAGTTAATTTTATTAACAAAATCGTTGCGCCCATTGCCGGACAAATTCCACGGGTTAACTGATGTTGAAGCACGTTATCGCAAACGTTACCTCGATCTTATTATGAATGAGTCCTCCCGTGAGACCTTCCGTAAACGCAACTTAATTTTACGAACCATTCGTAACTTTATGGATGAGTGGGGTTTTGAAGAGGTGGAAACACCGATGATGCACCCTATTCCAGGCGGTGCGAATGCACAACCCTTTGTAACGCATCATAATGCATTAGATATGGAGTTTTATCTTCGTATTGCACCGGAACTCTATCTTAAGAGATTAATTGTTGGCGGTATGGAACGAGTCTATGAGATTAATCGTAACTTCCGCAATGAGGGTGTCTCTACACGCCACAATCCTGAATTTACAATGATGGAGTGGTATTGGGCATATGCAGATTACAAAGATATGATGGATATGACTGAGGCGATGATGCGTAAAGTTGCCATAGAGGTGAATGGCTCGACAGAAGTTCCTTATCAAGGATATACATTAGATTTTGGCAAGCCATCATTGAGAATGACGGTCCAAGAATCTATTTTGAAATATTGTGAAGAGGCGAAAGATTATGACCTTGATACAAGGGAAGGGGTTGCGGCATTAGCAGATCTTTATCACATTAAATATCAAGATAGTGATTGTTGGGGCAAGATTTTAATGGAGATTTTCGATGAGAAGGTTGAAGAGAATCTAATGCAGCCAACCTTTATCACAGGTTATCCACTTGCAGTATCGCCCTTGGCAAGAAAGAATGATGAAAATCCATTAATCACGGATCGTTTTGAGTATTTTATTGGTGGACGAGAAGTCGGTAATGGCTATTCGGAGCTTAATGATGCGGAAGATCAGCATGAGCGCTTTATCTCTCAAGTGGCAGATAAAGAATCAGGAGATGATGAAGCGATGCATTATGATAAAGATTTTGTAACGGCGCTTGAATATGGTATGCCTCCGACAGGTGGAGAAGGAATAGGTATCGATCGATTAGTGATGATCTTTACAGATTCACCATCAATTCGTGATGTATTACTCTTTCCCCATATGCGTATGCGTGATTGA